From a single Solenopsis invicta isolate M01_SB chromosome 6, UNIL_Sinv_3.0, whole genome shotgun sequence genomic region:
- the LOC105205243 gene encoding uncharacterized protein LOC105205243 isoform X2, which translates to MGLGGFIVVAACVMTFEARDNAAKVVPARYRFNQGSTVRGSKIQRNRRSTSSQTTKWDHQLGLFRVNRSPSPSTHEVSRKQLTAEFMQFSKNLQEKGVAHSIKKSPSAPTLIDKKSPRRRSPKYAGCSLLNPELLQRHALSVDNPSYSPHQVSRESLEHQKMSGSQASMAMDLHIPNKGPVTLKVKDRSDTARRHQLLRQTKVEDVEEVDEVTRPQPTLVHSPKLPGAYCRYPDDFVPRKRNSIDLRLLEELTVVSKEFSKASPRDFRKTSSPNFRKMSFDRIGGDRRLDRTMGFRKASLEFRRSPDFRRGDYRKLSIDRFSVDCTRYVFDEAEMKSRASSGESLRRQSRHPKLHHSRSDDNRRRSFDRHTKDPQSSRHSLNTQAVMEGSGSDCEPKYFTTVSLDTEESRGDNSDESHVVDIEEANASALSSEGPAEGDMLLEEPELENVTEIDVESSGDDLDDDGKTESRRSASEKTDATILGQNPVITADDVDSQMIDEEAAYNSEQMEQNEKQETTLYVENDEV; encoded by the exons ATGGGTCTGGGAG GCTTCATTGTAGTAGCTGCCTGCGTGATGACTTTCGAGGCGCGTGACAACGCGGCCAAGGTAGTACCGGCTCGTTATCGCTTCAACCAGGGATCAACGGTAAGGGGTTCAAAGATCCAGCGCAACAGAAGATCGACTTCGAGCCAAACAACAAAGTGGGACCACCAATTGGGCTTGTTTAGAGTGAACCGCAGTCCGAGTCCCAGTACGCACGAAGTCTCCAGGAAACAGCTGACAGCGGAGTTCATGCAGTTTTCCAAAAATCTGCAGGAAAAAGGCGTTGCGCACTCCATAAAGAAGAGCCCGAGCGCACCAACATTAATCGACAAGAAGTCGCCGCGCCGAAGATCGCCTAAATACGCGGGTTGCTCACTACTTAATCCAGAATTGCTGCAGAGACATGCTCTTTCGGTCGACAATCCAAGCTACAGCCCGCATcag gTCAGCAGAGAAAGTCTGGAGCATCAAAAGATGAGTGGTAGTCAAGCCTCAATGGCGATGGATCTACATATTCCGAATAAAGGTCCCGTTACGCTCAAAGTGAAGGACCGATCCGACACAGCGAGACGACATCAGCTGCTTCGTCAAACAAAAGTGGAAGACGTCGAGGAAGTCGATGAAGTTACGCGACCACAACCCACTCTCGTGCACTCGCCTAAATTGCCAG GTGCCTATTGCAGATATCCAGACGATTTCGTGCCAAGAAAAAGAAACTCGATAGACCTGAGATTATTGGAAGAGTTGACGGTAGTATCGAAAGAATTTAGTAAGGCCTCGCCACGAGACTTCCGTAAAACCTCCTCGCCAAACTTTCGTAAAATGTCCTTCGATAGAATCGGGGGTGATCGTCGCTTAGACAGAACGATGGGATTTCGAAAAGCCAGCCTCGAGTTCCGACGAAGTCCAGATTTTCGAAGAGGAGATTACAG GAAACTGTCGATAGATAGATTCAGTGTCGATTGCACCCGGTACGTGTTTGACGAAGCAGAGATGAAGTCACGAGCGAGTAGCGGAGAGAGCTTGCGAAGGCAATCGCGTCATCCTAAACTACATCATTCTAGATCGGACGACAACAGACGGCGATCCTTCGACAGGCATACGAAGGATCCTCAGTCGAGTCGGCACTCCCTAAACACTCAGGCCGTTATGGAGGGTTCCGGGTCCGATTGCGAgccaaaatattttacaacggTGTCTCTCGACACCGAGGAAAGCCGCGGCGACAATTCCGATGAAAGTCACGTGGTGGACATCGAGGAGGCGAATGCTAGCGCTTTGTCGTCCGAGGGGCCTGCAGAGGGTGACATGCTGCTCGAAGAACCGGAATTGGAGAACGTCACGGAGATCGACGTGGAAAGCTCGGGAGATGATCTCGACGACGATGGAAAGACCGAATCACGTAGATCGGCGAGCGAAAAAACAGACGCGACGATATTAGGACAAAATCCCGTAATTACCGCCGACGACGTGGACTCGCAGATGATAGATGAGGAAGCGGCGTATAATTCGGAACAAATGGAGCAAAACGAGAAACAAGAAACGACTTTGTACGTAGAAAATGACGAGGTGTAA
- the LOC105205243 gene encoding uncharacterized protein LOC105205243 isoform X1, with amino-acid sequence MPQGSTHWQGTQRRAYGPGANWNVQVVRGKVSTRCLWHACKALGIGLLLMLLGACMATIGYYADQLSVAQEIRGNITVKVKNESRGFHLNNLSYAGPVVMGLGGFIVVAACVMTFEARDNAAKVVPARYRFNQGSTVRGSKIQRNRRSTSSQTTKWDHQLGLFRVNRSPSPSTHEVSRKQLTAEFMQFSKNLQEKGVAHSIKKSPSAPTLIDKKSPRRRSPKYAGCSLLNPELLQRHALSVDNPSYSPHQVSRESLEHQKMSGSQASMAMDLHIPNKGPVTLKVKDRSDTARRHQLLRQTKVEDVEEVDEVTRPQPTLVHSPKLPGAYCRYPDDFVPRKRNSIDLRLLEELTVVSKEFSKASPRDFRKTSSPNFRKMSFDRIGGDRRLDRTMGFRKASLEFRRSPDFRRGDYRKLSIDRFSVDCTRYVFDEAEMKSRASSGESLRRQSRHPKLHHSRSDDNRRRSFDRHTKDPQSSRHSLNTQAVMEGSGSDCEPKYFTTVSLDTEESRGDNSDESHVVDIEEANASALSSEGPAEGDMLLEEPELENVTEIDVESSGDDLDDDGKTESRRSASEKTDATILGQNPVITADDVDSQMIDEEAAYNSEQMEQNEKQETTLYVENDEV; translated from the exons ATGCCACAAGGCAGCACTCACTGGCAGGGGACGCAGAGAAGAGCCTACGGGCCTGGGGCTAATTGGAATGTGCAG GTGGTGAGAGGCAAGGTGTCAACGCGATGCTTGTGGCACGCCTGCAAAGCTCTCGGAATTGGGCTGCTGCTAATGCTTTTAGGAGCTTGCATGGCGACCATAG GATATTACGCGGATCAGCTGTCGGTGGCACAAGAGATCAGAGGTAATATTACGGTAAAGGTGAAGAATGAGTCGCGCGGGTTTCACCTGAATAATCTGAGCTACGCCGGCCCGGTCGTCATGGGTCTGGGAG GCTTCATTGTAGTAGCTGCCTGCGTGATGACTTTCGAGGCGCGTGACAACGCGGCCAAGGTAGTACCGGCTCGTTATCGCTTCAACCAGGGATCAACGGTAAGGGGTTCAAAGATCCAGCGCAACAGAAGATCGACTTCGAGCCAAACAACAAAGTGGGACCACCAATTGGGCTTGTTTAGAGTGAACCGCAGTCCGAGTCCCAGTACGCACGAAGTCTCCAGGAAACAGCTGACAGCGGAGTTCATGCAGTTTTCCAAAAATCTGCAGGAAAAAGGCGTTGCGCACTCCATAAAGAAGAGCCCGAGCGCACCAACATTAATCGACAAGAAGTCGCCGCGCCGAAGATCGCCTAAATACGCGGGTTGCTCACTACTTAATCCAGAATTGCTGCAGAGACATGCTCTTTCGGTCGACAATCCAAGCTACAGCCCGCATcag gTCAGCAGAGAAAGTCTGGAGCATCAAAAGATGAGTGGTAGTCAAGCCTCAATGGCGATGGATCTACATATTCCGAATAAAGGTCCCGTTACGCTCAAAGTGAAGGACCGATCCGACACAGCGAGACGACATCAGCTGCTTCGTCAAACAAAAGTGGAAGACGTCGAGGAAGTCGATGAAGTTACGCGACCACAACCCACTCTCGTGCACTCGCCTAAATTGCCAG GTGCCTATTGCAGATATCCAGACGATTTCGTGCCAAGAAAAAGAAACTCGATAGACCTGAGATTATTGGAAGAGTTGACGGTAGTATCGAAAGAATTTAGTAAGGCCTCGCCACGAGACTTCCGTAAAACCTCCTCGCCAAACTTTCGTAAAATGTCCTTCGATAGAATCGGGGGTGATCGTCGCTTAGACAGAACGATGGGATTTCGAAAAGCCAGCCTCGAGTTCCGACGAAGTCCAGATTTTCGAAGAGGAGATTACAG GAAACTGTCGATAGATAGATTCAGTGTCGATTGCACCCGGTACGTGTTTGACGAAGCAGAGATGAAGTCACGAGCGAGTAGCGGAGAGAGCTTGCGAAGGCAATCGCGTCATCCTAAACTACATCATTCTAGATCGGACGACAACAGACGGCGATCCTTCGACAGGCATACGAAGGATCCTCAGTCGAGTCGGCACTCCCTAAACACTCAGGCCGTTATGGAGGGTTCCGGGTCCGATTGCGAgccaaaatattttacaacggTGTCTCTCGACACCGAGGAAAGCCGCGGCGACAATTCCGATGAAAGTCACGTGGTGGACATCGAGGAGGCGAATGCTAGCGCTTTGTCGTCCGAGGGGCCTGCAGAGGGTGACATGCTGCTCGAAGAACCGGAATTGGAGAACGTCACGGAGATCGACGTGGAAAGCTCGGGAGATGATCTCGACGACGATGGAAAGACCGAATCACGTAGATCGGCGAGCGAAAAAACAGACGCGACGATATTAGGACAAAATCCCGTAATTACCGCCGACGACGTGGACTCGCAGATGATAGATGAGGAAGCGGCGTATAATTCGGAACAAATGGAGCAAAACGAGAAACAAGAAACGACTTTGTACGTAGAAAATGACGAGGTGTAA